In the genome of Drosophila kikkawai strain 14028-0561.14 chromosome 2R, DkikHiC1v2, whole genome shotgun sequence, the window TTGAAAGGTTTTAGagaaatttcaaattaaaataatcaaagtAAGAAAAGTGTGATAAAATGTAATGGAACTTAacataaatatcaaatataaatatcataaattcAAGCTCATTCTTCCTTTTATTGCTAATTTCATTTCCAGCTAATAAAACACCTTTTGGCATCCATTCTCAtttaataaaaccttttttcCTACAGTGTATGCCCTCTTAGACAACgaattttcacattttcagCTTAAGTGCGTccgttaaataaaaatattaaattattcaaacgGCGATTATTACGCAGGCCAGTTGGGCAAAGAGTCCTTTCTAAAATATGCATAAAGGGGGTGGCATCATTATTCAGAATGGAAACTGCTTGGGATCGCAGCAGAAGGTAAATCCATCGTATGGGTTATTCGGGAGACTCAAGGGGCAGTTTACTTGTTTGCACACATCCAGGCATTGTGGCCTTTCATTttcgaaattattattgtaGGTAAGGAAGACGTAAAGTCCATTGCCATTGTCATCACGCACCACCTTGTATGTCCACTCCGGCACTGGGATCTTGGAGCCGGCCAGGAAGGCCGCCTGATAGGCACCATGGACATCGCGTAATGCCAGGATGCCAATACCCCCGGACTTGACACGGAAATAGCTCGATGGCGGCACCTGACTGCGAACCCAGCGTTCGATTTTCTCCCAGTTGCCATCGTTAATCGACTTGAATTGTGGCACCACATTCAAATAGCGAAAGGTGCTGCCCATTTGATCTACGAACAGAAAGTCCGCCGAAGCCACCAAATGACCTCGGTTGATTATCAAAGCCACAACATTTGGCAAATAGGTCTGGCCATCGCCATAGATGGACTTGAAGGCAAAGTATATGTTGGACTTTAAGTAGGCTGAAGCCTCCAGGGGACTGAACATTTGATCAGCCACAAATTCCACAAATGGTCTTCTGGGGACTGTTGGGGGTTTTAGGAAtaattaaagataaataagAGATAATCCTTATAAACCTCAAGGCTAACTTACAGAAAGTCTTGTAATAGACATCGCTTTGCGAGTACAAAACCCTTCCAAGTCGTGCATCGAAACAGGTGCGATACAGCTCCAAGTTGCGTCCCTGAATCGTATAACCCACGGAATACAAGCTTCCTGGACAATCATTATCCCGAATCAGCATCAACATTGGCTGCATCGGATTGCCACATCGCATGGGCAACGGATTGGAGAACTGTCCATTGTCCAGACACTGAGTCTCCACCATATCCGAGGGATTGCAATACATCTTTAGAGTGACTCCGGTTGGTACGGTTTCCCTGCGCTGCAATTGTATGGAGCCACTGGCATCGCAATAGGTGAATATGCGATTTGTTTGCTCCACCATATACTGAGCTATGCGACAATCGCCCTGCACTTGCCAAACTGTTCCTAAGATCGGGCAACTCGATTACAAATttgttgaattaaaatttaataaagcttACCGAAAGTGCAAAAAAGAAGCAGGATGATGTGGAAACCATCCATTTTTGGttaacttttaaattttgaaaatatttctaatagAGAAACGAATGGGAATGAAGGCTTACATTATACTAACATTTTTAGGGAGTCCccgaataatattttataattttaaaataaaaaaaaactc includes:
- the LOC108085103 gene encoding uncharacterized protein, which produces MDGFHIILLLFCTFGTVWQVQGDCRIAQYMVEQTNRIFTYCDASGSIQLQRRETVPTGVTLKMYCNPSDMVETQCLDNGQFSNPLPMRCGNPMQPMLMLIRDNDCPGSLYSVGYTIQGRNLELYRTCFDARLGRVLYSQSDVYYKTFFPRRPFVEFVADQMFSPLEASAYLKSNIYFAFKSIYGDGQTYLPNVVALIINRGHLVASADFLFVDQMGSTFRYLNVVPQFKSINDGNWEKIERWVRSQVPPSSYFRVKSGGIGILALRDVHGAYQAAFLAGSKIPVPEWTYKVVRDDNGNGLYVFLTYNNNFENERPQCLDVCKQVNCPLSLPNNPYDGFTFCCDPKQFPF